CGTCGTGTGAATCCGGACGTGCTGGCCCCGCGAGACGGTCCGGTCGGACCCGCCGATGCGCTCCAGTCGGACGAAGCCGTCGTCGGTAATATCCCGGACGATGAACCCGATCTCGTCGCCGTGGCCGGCCAGGGCGACCGTCGGCTCGCCGCCCTCCAGAACCGCGACGGCGTTGCCGTAGTCGTCGGTCCGGACCTCGTCGGCGAACTCGCTCACGTAGTCGATCCAGCGGCGCTGCCCCTCCGCCTCGAACCCGGAGGGCGCCGCGGTCGTCAGTAGGTCCTCCAGAAACTCGCGTCGTCGCTCGTCCATGTCCGCCGGTTACGCGTGCGCCGCCATGAAGCCCGCGGGTCCGCGGTCGGCGACGAGTAGTTGCCGACCGCGAGGCGGTACGATCGACGTCGATCCGGCCGACGTTCGCCCGGGCAAACCCTGGTACAGTAGAAATTGAACGCACTGACACACTCGAGGGGTACCCGGGGTGCCCCTCGATGTGTGAATAGTTTCAATTTCTACTATAGGCATCTAACCCCGAACCAATGGGTCGTCGTATCGAGGTAATAGATACCAATGCACTCGATTTCGCCCGCGAGGTCCCCGCAACCGGAGATACCCCTTAGTATTCGGCGCTTACGCGAACCGCGACAGCCGTCGCGGCCACGGCGGCCCAGTCGGACGCTGTGGCTTTAAAAGGGGCGCGCCATCGCCGCGCAGACGCGAATAAAGGGCGGCGAGCGGACGTGACGTCACCGTCCCTAATCCCGGGTTTCTGCTCGCTAGCCGACGTATGACTTTCGCGGGAAAGCCCGAAGGCGAGAGCGCAATGTCGAACGACAACGAGCAGACCGACGACGGACGCTTCGCGGTCGATCGCCGCTCGATGCTCGCCCTGATGGGCGCCGGCGGCGCGTCGCTGGCGCTCACAGGGGGACTGGGGAGCGGCGCAGCACAGGTAGACGACGGCGGCGACGGAGGCGTCTCCGCCGACCGCTGCGAGGCCTGCATCGATCCCTACACGGGATATCTCGTACCCGGGAGCGCGGCCGCAGGGACCGACGCCGGCGGCGCTGTCGACGACGAAACGAACGAGACGGCGACCGACGAATCGGACGGGCTGGCCGCCAACGAGACCGAGGACAACGAATCGGCCGTCGGCATCACCGACAACGAGACGGCCGACAACGCGACCGACACCGGCCTCGGCAACGAGACGGCCGACAACGCGACTGCCGGCGGCGCCATCGGCAACGAGACGGCCGACAACGGAACGGGCGTCGGCCTCGGCGACGACGAGCCCGCAGACGTCGAGTCCGAGGACACGCCCGAGGGAGACGAGGACGGCGACGGCCTGGTCGAGCCCGGGTTCCTCGACAACGGTGACGACGCCGGCGACGGGAACCAGACCGGCGGCGGCGCGCAGGCGCCCGGCGCGTCCGACGACGACGAGTTCGACCCCGCGGTCACCATCACGATGAACGTCGGCGACGCCGACGTCGTCTTCCCCGACGAGGAGGGCGACGCGGCCGACAACGAGACCGACGCTGGCCTCGGCAACGAGACCGAGGACAACGCGACCGATACCGGACTCGACAACGAGTCGGACAACGAGACGGACGTCGGTCTCGGCAACGAGACGGCCGACAACGAGACCGACGGCGGCGCCATCGGCAACGAGACGTCCGACGACGAGTCGGACGGGCTACTGGGCAACGAGTCGGACAACGAGACCGACGGCGCGCTGAACGACACGACCGACGAGCAGGCCGCAGCGTTCACCCAGCAGGAGCAGGAGGGCTTCCCGGACTTCTACTTCGACCCGGTCGGCGTCCGCGTGTCGCCCGGCGACGTCGTCGCCTTCCAGCCCCAGGAGGAGGTCCACACCGTCACGGCCTACAACCCGCGGTACTACGACCTGCCCCAGCGGATCCCCGAGGGCGCGCCGGGCTTCTCGTCGCCGCCGATCACCGCCGGCGACACCTGGTACTACCAGTTCGACGAGACCGGCGTCTACGACCTGTTCTGCCTGCCCCACGAGCAGTTCGGCATGGTCGTCCGCGTCGTCGTGATGGAGGAGGACGGCGAGGTCCCCGAGGGCTACGACACCGCCAGCGCGACGGACGGTGAGACCGACGACGGCCTCGGCAACGAGACCGAGGCCGGACTCGGCAACGAGACCGAGGACAACGAGACCGAGGCCGGACTCGGCAACGAGACTGACACCGGCACCGCGCAGGGCGGGAACGGCGTCGGGCCGGCGCAGGCCGGCGTCTCCGACATCGCCCTCAGCGTCTTCCAGTCGCCCGAGATGGAACCGGGGAACATCGCCGACCAGGGCGAGGTCGCCTGGACCGACCTGACCGAGGTCGAATCCCAGCCCCCGGCCGGAGACTGATAGTCCGATAGCCGCGGTCCCCCGCCGCGTCCGTCGTCTCGGTGCGTCACTCTTCTCTCGCTTTCCGGCACCGGAGACGATAGCGGCGGCGCCGGGAGAAGGCCTTTGCCCCGTGCCCACGTCGTACGCGTATGGGACTGTATCGCAGCGTGCAGGCCGTCGCCGGGGCGTCCGGCGACGGACCGATCGACTGGAGCGCCGTCGCGGACGCGGCCAAGGGCGCCACCGACCCCGGCTCGATCGACCTCACCGAGGCCGAGCAGCGGGCGTACGCCGACGACGTCCGGGCGGCCCGCGACCGCGTCCGCGAGGTGGCCGGCGTGGGCTTCGACCTCCCCGACACCGTCGAGGTCCAGCATCGCCACCACTGGATCGACGCCAACATCGCCACCTTCGAGCGCGTCATGCGTCCGATCGAGGAGCAGGCCGACCTCATGCCCGGCCTCGCCAGAATCGCCAACACCGGGTCGATGGCCTTTGCTCTCTCCTTTCTGGGACGGAACGTCCTCGGCCAGTACGACCCGCTGTTGCTGGCCGACTCCGACGCCGGCCACAAACTGTACTTCGTCCACCCGAACATCGGTCGGGTCGCGGACATGCTCGAGGTGGACCACGACCGGTTCCGCCGCTGGATCGCCTTCCACGAGGTGGCCCACGCCGCGGAGTTCGGCGCGGCGCCGTGGCTCTCGGAGCACCTGGAGTCGAACCTCGAACAGACCGTCGAGGCGCTGACCGACGGCTCGTTCGACCGGGAGTCGCTCGGGGAACTGGACGTCACGATGACCGCCGTCGAGGGATACGCCGAACTGGTGATGGACCGGGCGTTCGACGACGAGTTCGACGACCTCCGACGGAAGCTGGACGAGCGCCGGAAGGGCCGTGGCCCCGTCGCGCAGCTGGTCCGGCGGCTGCTGGGCCTGGGGATGAAGCGCCGCCAGTACGAGCGCGGCAAGCGCTTCTTCGACGCCGTCGCCGACGAGCGCGGCGTCGCCGGCGCCGGCAAGGTCTGGGAGGCCCCCGAGAACCTCCCGACCGACGAGGAACTCGACAACCCACGCGCCTGGCTCGCGCGCGTCGATCCCTGAACCCAGGTATATTTCCATCCGTGAATAGAGAATTTTATATGCGATGACGAGGCAGCACCGGCCATGCGAACCCGAGCGATCGCTCTGTGTCTCCTCGTCGTGCTGGCGGGCTGTACGGGGACAGGGGGCGACCCCGGCACTGAATCGTCGACCGCCACGCACGTGACGAGCGACACCGCGACGCCGACCGCTACCCCGACACAGACCGCCACGCCGACTGCTACACCGACAGCGACTGCGACGTCGACGGCGACTGAAACGGCGACGCAGGCCTCCACATCGGAACCGGTCGAAGTGAACAAGTCCGAGTTCCGGACGGCGTTCCACGGCGTCCTCGAGGACAACAACGTCAGCGCCGCGTCGACTCGGTATGACGAAGCGAGGCTCGTGATGAACTACACCGAGTACAGCGAGAACACGACGGTCAGACAGGCGCGAGCCACCCTCGTCGCGATCACGTTCGCCGATATGGTAAACGCGACGCGCGGATACGCCCCCCTGAAACTGCACTACTATCTGATGACCGAGGAGGGCAGTCGTTCGCTTCCGTTCGTGATCCGACTCGAGACGGCCGAACGGTATAGCGAGGGCGAGCTCAGCTACGAGGAGTACGTCGAGGGGGTATGGGATCGATCCATGACGGACGTTCGGTGTCCCTGACGTGCTCGCGAACGCCCCCGGGCTCAGCGCCGCCCACGACGCCCGTCCAGCCGCGACATGCTGTCGGGGAAGACCCACCACGCCAGTCCGGCACCGACAGCCGCCCCGACCAGGCCCATGGCGCCCGCCAGCGGGAGCGCCGCGCCGCCGTGGGCCGACACCAGCGCCATCGAGAGGCCGACGAAGATGGCGAAGCCGATCCGGAACTTGAACATGAACGACCGGCTGCCCTCGGCGTCGATGGAGGGGCCGACCATCACAGCGCCTCCTCGTTGCTCGCGGCGTCGCCGGAAGACTCGCTGCGCTCGTCTTCCGACCTCTGGCTCGCTTCGCTCGCCAGGACGCCGCTCGCTCTCTCCGAGGCCTCACTCCGTTCGGCCTCGCGCGACACGTGCATCCCGACGAAGCGCCACTCGCCGTCGGGGTCGACCTCGCCGCCGGTCCTGCGCTCCAGCGTCCCGGACCAGCGCGTCTCGAACTCGTAGCGGATCCGCCGCTCCACGTCCGTCCAGCCCATGAAGACCTGATCGCTGAACCAGGCGTGCGCGTCGCGCTCCGTCACGCGGAGGGCGCGGCTCTCGACGGCCCAGTCCCGCGTGGTCTCGGTCTGCTCGCGCAGCCCCGTCTGGACCTCGTCGCCGACCAGCCGCTCGGAGAGCCCGTACTTCACGACGTCAGGGTCGTCGGCGAAGAAGGGTGCCAGCGGCTCTGCGTTCCTGAGAGACTCGAAATACCGGCGAACGGTCGCCGCGGCCGAGTCTGCGTCGCCCTCGTGCATGGCCGCCCGTCCGGGCCGCGGAGGTTTAGCGATTGTCGTCCGTCACGACGGGGTGCTCGCCGCGCAACGCGGAGAAGCGCCCTGCGCTAGTGGAACCCGCGCTCCACGTCGTCGTCGATGACGTCCTCGAACTCCTTGTCAAGCAGCTCCTCGGCCTCCTCGAAGGTCTCCGTCAGCTCGTCCATGACCTCGGGCCGGTCGTACTGGTCGAACTCCATGGGCCCGTAGGCTGGCGAGTCCATCGCGTCCATGACGTCCTCGAAGAGGGCGTCGGGCGTCGTCGGGGCCTCGGCGTGGGTCTGCAGCACTGTCTCCAGGCGCTTGGCCATGTCCTCGGCCTCGTCCTCGTCCTCGGCGGGCTGCTGGACGCCGAAGAGGCCGCTGCCCTCCTCGGGGAACAGCGGGTCCAGTTCGTCGTCGATGCGTCGGGCCACCTCGGCCCCGACCCCCTGGACCTCGAAGGGGTTCTTCGCGTAGGTCTTGAGCTGATAGACGCCTACCCGCGGGTGGCCGACGTAGAGGTCCTCGCCGATGCCGTTCGCGCGGTCGCCCCCCACGGCGCGCCACCCGTCCGGGTCGGCCTTCGACTCGACGACGTCCTCGAGGATGTCCTGCCAGTCGCGAACGCGCATACGAGCAGTTTGCACGCACTTCGGAATGAATCGTTCGGTTCATGGTAACCGTTGTCGGGGATCGATCCGGTCGGGATTCGCCGGGCAGCGGGCGGGACCACCGGCCGGACCGAAGGCGTTTTTCCGACCGCGCGCGTGGCAGTGAGCGTGCAACTGCGTGGGGTCGTCGTCGACGTCGCGGAACCGAAGACCGTCAGCACCGACTACGGCGACAGGGACCTCTGCGAGGTCACGATGCGCCCGGACCGGGGGCGGGGCGAGCCGACCACCGTGACGCTGTGGGGCAAGTGGACCGAGACGGCCGACTACCTCGACGTGGGGATGGAGCTGGCCGCCCACGACGCCGAAGAGCGGACGTATCGGGGCGAGCAGCAGTACTCCGTCGGGAGCGACGGCCGCGTCGTCGTGGAACCGGACTTCCTCGTCGACGTGACCGACGTCCGCTCGTGGGTCCAGTGCCCGCGGATGTACTACCTCAACAAGATCGGCGGGACGGACCACGCCTACCCCGTCGTGAAGGGGACCATCGTCCACGAGGTGTTCGGCGACCTGCTCCGGGACCGCGACCTCGACGAGGCCGTCGCGGACCACGTCGAGCAGGCGGGCCTGGACCTGGGGCTGCTCGGCCACGACGCCGAGGAGGTCGAGGCCGAAGTCCGCGACCACGCCTCCGCCATCCAGGGCTGGCTCAATCAGGGGACGCTGACGGAGAGCGACGAATGGAGATCCGAGATGACCCTGATCAGCGAGCGCTACGGGCTGAAGGGGCGGGCCGACGCCGTCCGGCGCGGGATGCCCGTGGAACTGAAGACGGGGAAGAACACGAAGCGCGACCCGCGCTTCCAGGACAAGATTCAGGCGGCCTGCTACGCGCTGATCCTCGGCGAGCGCCGCGAGGAACCGCCGGACACAGGCACCCTCCTCTACACCAAGAACGCCGCCGTCGACCGCAACGAGGAGTCCGGCGACCTCTCGCCCGCCAAGGACTTCTCCATGGGGTCGGGGCTGCTGGACTTCGTCGTCCGGACGCGGAACGAAATCGCGGCGATGGAGGCCGACGCCAGCGTCCCGACGGGCTACGAGGCCGACGCTAAGTGCGAGTACTGCTTCGAGCAGGACACGTGCATGGCCGTCTCGGGCCGGCTGGGCCAGGAGTCGAAGGCCGGCCAGGTCGGCTCGCCGGTCCCAGAAGAGGAGCGGGAGTACTTCGGTCGCTTCTATCGGGCCATCGAGGCCGAGCGCCGGGCGGTCCACCGCGAGTACGCCAAGCTCTGGGACCAGACCGCCGACGAGCGGGCCGACGACGACCGCGCGCTGGTGGACCTGGAGCCGCTCGGGCAGCGGCAACTGGACGGCGGCCGGTGGGAGCTACGGGCCGAGGGCACGGGCGCCGTCTCGAAGATCCGCGAGGGCGACGTCGTGCTGGCCAGCGACGGCGACCCGGTTTCGGGGAACGCCGAACTGGCCCGCGTCGAGCGGCTCGGCAGCGTCGACGACGGCGCGGACGACGCCGACGTGGTCGTCACCACCGACGAGCCCGTGGAGCTGCGGCGGCTCGACGTCTATCCCTCCGAGATCGGCGCCGACCGGATGCTGACGGCGCTTCACGACGGCGTCCTGACCCAGCCGCCCGAGCAGAAGGACGTCTTCTTCGGCCGGCGCGAACCCGAGTTCGAAGAGATCGAGGAGACGTTCATCGACAACAACGAGGCCCAGGACGAGGCCGTCCGCACGGCGGTCGGCGCCGGGGACCTCGCGCTGATCCACGGGCCGCCGGGCACGGGCAAGACCTACACGCTGGCCCGGATCGTCCGCGCGCTGGTGGACCGCGGCGACCGCGTTCTGCTCTCCGCCTTTACCAACCGCGCCGTCGACAACTGCATCGAGGCGCTGGAGGAACAGGGCTTCGACGACGTCGTCCGCGTCGGCACCGAGAGCGGCGTCCGCGAGGACATGCAGGAGTACCGGCTCGAATCGGCCGGCGACCCCGGCGAGTGCGTCGACCGCCTGGAGTCGGCGGACGTCGTGGCGGCGACGACGGCATCCTGCGGGTCGCGGATCATGCGCACGCAGTCGTTCGACGCCGCCATCGTCGACGAGGCCGGCCAGCTCACGGAGCCGGCCACGCTCGCCGCGACGAACCTCGCCGACCGGTTCGTCCTCGTCGGCGACCACCAGCAGCTCCCGCCCGTGGTGCAGGCCGAGGGCGGCGGCTCCTTCTCCGACGCCGCGGACCTGAGCACGTCGCTGTTCGAGCGCCTGATCGAGGAGTACCCCGAGGCCGGCGTGATGCTCGACCGGCAGTACCGGATGGCCCAGCAGATCCAGGCGTTCGCCTCGCGGGAGTTCTACGACGGCCAGTTGCGCCCGGCGACGGGCGAGGTGGCCGCCCAGCAAATCGGCGACCTCGACGGGGTCGATCCAGAATCGCTGCCGGCGCACCTGCGGGACGGCGTGAACTTCGTCGATCCCGACGGCGCCGCCGAGGGCAACACGAACCCCGCGGAGGCCGACGCGGTCGCGGACGTGGTCGACGCCTACCTCGCGGCGGGCGTCTCGCCGGGCGACGTCGGCGTGATCGCACCGTACCGCGCCCAGGTGGCCGAGATCGGCGGCCGCGTCCCCGACGGCGTCGCCGTCGACACCGTCGACCGGTTCCAGGGCTCCAGCAAGGAGGTCATCGTCGTCTCCTTCGTCGCGACGGGGTCGCTGGAAGGCCCCATCTTCGAGGACTACCGGCGGATCAACGTCGCGCTCACGCGTGCGAAGAAGGCGCTCGTGCTGGTGGGCGACGCCGACGCCCTCGCGAGCGACGACGTGTACGGCCGGATGGTCGAGTGGGCGCGCTGAGACCGCTCACGCGGCCCGGCGCGCCGCCGTCAACCGCGCCCGTTCAGAACTCCTCGGCGAACTCGCGGACGTTCTCCAGCGCCGAGGGGCCGACGCCGGAGACGCCCAGCAGGTCGTCGTCGCTCGCCCCGTGGACGTCGCTGACGGTCACGAAGCCCTGCATTCGGAGCTTGCCGGCCGTCTCCGGGCCGATGCCCGGGACGTCCTCGAGGGGGAACTCCTCGTCGCCGTCGTCGTCCGACTCCGCGTCGCCGTCGCCCTCTCCCTCGGGAGCGCGGCCGGCGACGAGGTCGAGCGCCTCGTCGAGCGCCTCGGCCTTGTGGGCGGCCTTCCGGCCCTCGGCGGCCTCGTACTCTGCGAGGGCGTCGCGGAGCCGGTCGTACTGCCCGGCGTCGACCGCGGGGTCCACTCCGCGGCGGACCCGGTAGCGGTTGCCCAGTTGCGACTCGAAGGTGTCTCGCGGCGTCAGGGTGGTCGACCCCGTCTCGTCGCGGACGAGCACGACGTGGTCGTCGACGTAGATGACCTTCCGCAGGTCGCCGCTGCGCTGGTCCTCGAAGACGGTCCCGATCTGTGCGTCGGTCCTGGTGGTTTCCGTGGGAGCGAAGTTCGCTTCTGACATTGTCGGGTGAGACGTGTGCCTGGTGGTTTCTCGGTCGGCACAGCAGCCTCGCCTCTAGACTGGTCACTGAGGCCCTTGTGTCCGTTGCTTTCGAGCGACCAGTCACGTCGCCGTAAGGGGATTTCGAGTGCTTTCGGCGGACGACCGCGATCTACCTGTCGCTCCCATCGTCCGGGGGGCCGGTCGCGCCGGGATCGGTCCCCCCCGAATCGCCCGGCGCGTCGGTCTCGCCGGTGCCGGCACCCGGGTCGAAGGTCCGCCTTGACGGGTCGCGGCTCCTCTCGCCTCGCCGTTCCCGGCGGCGCCGTACGAGGTCGGCGGCGAGGCGCTCTCTGAGCGTCCGGTGGAGGTCG
This genomic interval from Halomicrobium urmianum contains the following:
- a CDS encoding cupredoxin domain-containing protein, whose amino-acid sequence is MSNDNEQTDDGRFAVDRRSMLALMGAGGASLALTGGLGSGAAQVDDGGDGGVSADRCEACIDPYTGYLVPGSAAAGTDAGGAVDDETNETATDESDGLAANETEDNESAVGITDNETADNATDTGLGNETADNATAGGAIGNETADNGTGVGLGDDEPADVESEDTPEGDEDGDGLVEPGFLDNGDDAGDGNQTGGGAQAPGASDDDEFDPAVTITMNVGDADVVFPDEEGDAADNETDAGLGNETEDNATDTGLDNESDNETDVGLGNETADNETDGGAIGNETSDDESDGLLGNESDNETDGALNDTTDEQAAAFTQQEQEGFPDFYFDPVGVRVSPGDVVAFQPQEEVHTVTAYNPRYYDLPQRIPEGAPGFSSPPITAGDTWYYQFDETGVYDLFCLPHEQFGMVVRVVVMEEDGEVPEGYDTASATDGETDDGLGNETEAGLGNETEDNETEAGLGNETDTGTAQGGNGVGPAQAGVSDIALSVFQSPEMEPGNIADQGEVAWTDLTEVESQPPAGD
- a CDS encoding AAA domain-containing protein, yielding MSVQLRGVVVDVAEPKTVSTDYGDRDLCEVTMRPDRGRGEPTTVTLWGKWTETADYLDVGMELAAHDAEERTYRGEQQYSVGSDGRVVVEPDFLVDVTDVRSWVQCPRMYYLNKIGGTDHAYPVVKGTIVHEVFGDLLRDRDLDEAVADHVEQAGLDLGLLGHDAEEVEAEVRDHASAIQGWLNQGTLTESDEWRSEMTLISERYGLKGRADAVRRGMPVELKTGKNTKRDPRFQDKIQAACYALILGERREEPPDTGTLLYTKNAAVDRNEESGDLSPAKDFSMGSGLLDFVVRTRNEIAAMEADASVPTGYEADAKCEYCFEQDTCMAVSGRLGQESKAGQVGSPVPEEEREYFGRFYRAIEAERRAVHREYAKLWDQTADERADDDRALVDLEPLGQRQLDGGRWELRAEGTGAVSKIREGDVVLASDGDPVSGNAELARVERLGSVDDGADDADVVVTTDEPVELRRLDVYPSEIGADRMLTALHDGVLTQPPEQKDVFFGRREPEFEEIEETFIDNNEAQDEAVRTAVGAGDLALIHGPPGTGKTYTLARIVRALVDRGDRVLLSAFTNRAVDNCIEALEEQGFDDVVRVGTESGVREDMQEYRLESAGDPGECVDRLESADVVAATTASCGSRIMRTQSFDAAIVDEAGQLTEPATLAATNLADRFVLVGDHQQLPPVVQAEGGGSFSDAADLSTSLFERLIEEYPEAGVMLDRQYRMAQQIQAFASREFYDGQLRPATGEVAAQQIGDLDGVDPESLPAHLRDGVNFVDPDGAAEGNTNPAEADAVADVVDAYLAAGVSPGDVGVIAPYRAQVAEIGGRVPDGVAVDTVDRFQGSSKEVIVVSFVATGSLEGPIFEDYRRINVALTRAKKALVLVGDADALASDDVYGRMVEWAR
- a CDS encoding zinc-dependent metalloprotease — encoded protein: MGLYRSVQAVAGASGDGPIDWSAVADAAKGATDPGSIDLTEAEQRAYADDVRAARDRVREVAGVGFDLPDTVEVQHRHHWIDANIATFERVMRPIEEQADLMPGLARIANTGSMAFALSFLGRNVLGQYDPLLLADSDAGHKLYFVHPNIGRVADMLEVDHDRFRRWIAFHEVAHAAEFGAAPWLSEHLESNLEQTVEALTDGSFDRESLGELDVTMTAVEGYAELVMDRAFDDEFDDLRRKLDERRKGRGPVAQLVRRLLGLGMKRRQYERGKRFFDAVADERGVAGAGKVWEAPENLPTDEELDNPRAWLARVDP
- a CDS encoding helix-hairpin-helix domain-containing protein — its product is MSEANFAPTETTRTDAQIGTVFEDQRSGDLRKVIYVDDHVVLVRDETGSTTLTPRDTFESQLGNRYRVRRGVDPAVDAGQYDRLRDALAEYEAAEGRKAAHKAEALDEALDLVAGRAPEGEGDGDAESDDDGDEEFPLEDVPGIGPETAGKLRMQGFVTVSDVHGASDDDLLGVSGVGPSALENVREFAEEF